Proteins from a genomic interval of Paenibacillus thermoaerophilus:
- a CDS encoding 16S rRNA (uracil(1498)-N(3))-methyltransferase has protein sequence MEARVQKYFIDPEQWGDGTVAIAGDDAHHIARVMRARPGDKLIVSDGSGREALVVLSAVAPDRAEGRIERMLEADAEPAVEVWVAQSLPKGDKFELILQKGTEIGAARFLPFVSARTVVQYDAKKEAKRMERWRKIVKEAAEQAHRNRIPEIAQPMGWKELLRRLPESGLALFCYERPDGLPLRRALREARASSPDGSVPGPVLLIIGPEGGFAEEEADQAAAAGAKIVSLGKRILRTESASLVALSCLFYETGEMGG, from the coding sequence GTGGAAGCACGCGTGCAAAAATATTTTATCGACCCTGAGCAATGGGGCGACGGCACCGTGGCGATTGCCGGTGACGACGCCCATCATATCGCCCGCGTCATGAGAGCGCGCCCCGGCGACAAGCTGATCGTCAGCGACGGCAGCGGCCGGGAGGCGCTCGTCGTGTTGTCGGCGGTTGCGCCGGACCGCGCCGAGGGGCGCATCGAGCGGATGCTGGAGGCGGACGCCGAGCCCGCCGTCGAGGTCTGGGTGGCGCAGAGCTTGCCCAAAGGCGACAAGTTCGAGCTGATCTTGCAAAAAGGCACGGAGATCGGCGCGGCCCGTTTCTTGCCGTTTGTCTCGGCCCGCACCGTCGTGCAATACGACGCGAAGAAAGAAGCGAAGCGGATGGAGCGCTGGCGCAAGATCGTCAAGGAGGCGGCCGAGCAGGCGCACCGCAACCGGATTCCGGAGATCGCCCAGCCGATGGGCTGGAAGGAGCTGCTGAGGCGGCTGCCGGAGAGCGGGCTGGCGCTGTTCTGCTACGAACGGCCGGACGGACTGCCGCTCAGGCGGGCGCTGCGGGAGGCGAGGGCGTCCAGCCCCGACGGCTCCGTGCCGGGGCCGGTGCTGCTGATTATCGGCCCGGAGGGCGGCTTCGCCGAAGAAGAAGCGGATCAGGCCGCGGCGGCCGGCGCGAAGATCGTGTCGCTGGGCAAACGGATTTTGCGCACGGAGTCGGCCTCGCTGGTCGCGCTTTCGTGCCTTTTCTACGAAACAGGAGAGATGGGAGGTTGA
- a CDS encoding class I SAM-dependent rRNA methyltransferase, producing the protein MADVYLEKSRKKRLEAGHPWVYRNEIARIEGEPEPGGIVRVLSASGQFLASGYYNAKSQIAVRIVGFDAVAEMDRAFFADRFRRCLEHRERFLPGVKSCRLVYGEADFLPGLVVDRFDDVLVVQILSLGMERRREQIVDALVEVFAPAGIYERSDVAVRELEGLEPRKGLLWGDCPRHVEIEENGLRLIVDIHEGQKTGYFFDQRENRALIKPLMTGWGRRSGIELRETEEDGVRVLRPFNARGKRVTFPYWDGATVLECFSHTGSFTLNACKYGAKKVTCLDISEHAIETARQNVRLNGFEDRVEFVVADAFHYLREQVRGLEDRKSRSKAAKGGIDTSKPLAPGGRTWDVVILDPPAFAKSRSAVEGACRGYKDINLHGMKLVNEGGYLVTASCSYHVRPELFLETIQAAAVDARKTLRLVEFRGAGKDHPHILGVDEGNYLKFAIFEVRSR; encoded by the coding sequence TTGGCAGACGTTTATTTGGAAAAAAGCCGCAAGAAGCGGCTGGAGGCGGGCCACCCGTGGGTGTACCGCAACGAAATCGCGCGTATCGAAGGAGAGCCGGAGCCGGGCGGAATCGTGCGGGTGCTGTCCGCGAGCGGTCAATTTCTCGCCAGCGGCTATTACAACGCGAAATCCCAGATTGCCGTCCGGATCGTCGGCTTCGACGCCGTCGCGGAGATGGACCGGGCGTTTTTCGCCGATCGGTTCCGCCGCTGCCTGGAGCACCGGGAGCGGTTCCTGCCGGGAGTGAAGTCGTGCCGACTCGTCTACGGGGAGGCCGATTTTCTGCCGGGGCTTGTCGTCGACCGGTTCGATGACGTGCTGGTCGTCCAGATTTTGTCGCTGGGCATGGAACGCCGTCGCGAACAGATCGTAGACGCGCTGGTCGAGGTGTTCGCGCCGGCGGGCATCTACGAGCGCAGCGATGTGGCGGTGCGCGAGCTGGAAGGCTTGGAGCCGCGCAAGGGGCTCTTGTGGGGCGATTGTCCGAGGCATGTCGAGATCGAGGAGAACGGGCTCCGGCTGATCGTCGACATTCACGAGGGCCAGAAAACCGGCTACTTCTTCGACCAGCGGGAGAACCGCGCGCTGATCAAGCCGCTGATGACGGGATGGGGCCGCCGCAGCGGCATCGAGCTTCGCGAGACGGAAGAAGACGGCGTGCGCGTGTTGCGCCCGTTTAACGCCCGGGGCAAGCGGGTCACCTTCCCGTATTGGGACGGAGCGACCGTGCTGGAATGCTTCTCGCATACGGGCAGCTTCACGCTGAACGCCTGCAAGTACGGCGCGAAGAAGGTGACCTGTCTCGACATCTCCGAGCACGCGATCGAAACGGCGCGCCAAAACGTGCGGCTGAACGGCTTCGAGGACAGAGTCGAGTTTGTCGTCGCCGACGCGTTCCACTATTTGCGCGAGCAGGTGAGAGGGCTGGAAGACAGAAAATCCCGCTCGAAAGCGGCCAAAGGCGGAATCGACACGTCGAAGCCCCTGGCGCCCGGAGGACGCACGTGGGATGTCGTCATCCTCGACCCGCCCGCGTTCGCGAAGTCCCGTTCGGCGGTGGAAGGCGCGTGCCGCGGGTACAAGGACATCAATCTGCACGGCATGAAGCTCGTCAACGAGGGCGGCTATCTGGTGACGGCAAGCTGCTCTTACCATGTCCGGCCGGAGCTGTTCCTCGAGACGATTCAGGCGGCGGCCGTGGACGCGCGCAAGACGCTGCGGCTCGTGGAATTCCGCGGCGCGGGCAAAGATCATCCGCATATTCTCGGCGTGGACGAAGGCAATTACCTGAAGTTCGCCATCTTCGAAGTGCGCAGCCGATAG
- a CDS encoding stalk domain-containing protein, whose amino-acid sequence MRKQRKAFTCGLTVAAAALVLPVAAGAQAAEPSSPPVVSVRVEGGTGASLSSPARLSDSTAMVPLRELMESLGYSVGWDDEAGKALVYRPGTGIRAEVHPNGEYAVTNDGLLRLTVAAYIGEDGRMWAPLRPFAEWAGAEVKWDADRWAVTVVPGVKTIPIRLFANSGEGGPPSPEKLSAYAKETWKADFQFTFVPAEHYTAKAMVMIAAGVPDDLMMIDQTVNFNDELYQSVFHNLTPLLNDTPELMKRVERAKNRLRVIDGNVYSLPAANHPNNALFPAVRQDWLDRLGLETPETMDELYETLVKFRDRDADGNGKHDTLPIAAYLGPNDLGSLKWVEQVFTGAPDRFSLKDGVVVDHLVGSGQREALKWLAKAYAAGLIHSEFAVQTKSQALNEAKENRSGLTAMTIEEAAAWTAETLRASPDSRNSQQWWVPLPGLAPAEGGKRAVPWRSASPAPGYSISRFATTAEAKAFLAVYEQALLQAERGWDEAGFEPEEAEAAKLVFGDASLTDGSVAALPPALAEAYAQSAEAWERQSYADIELPLAAWIAANRPEYAETNQKLLQTKIKVILGAASLEDWDEAVAQLTASEEYKTMIAEMNAALK is encoded by the coding sequence ATGCGGAAACAACGGAAAGCGTTTACGTGCGGATTGACTGTCGCGGCCGCGGCTTTGGTGTTGCCGGTTGCCGCCGGCGCACAAGCGGCGGAGCCGTCCTCGCCCCCGGTCGTCTCCGTTCGAGTCGAAGGCGGAACCGGCGCATCGCTGTCGTCGCCTGCGCGCCTCTCGGACAGCACGGCGATGGTGCCGCTGCGCGAGCTGATGGAATCGCTCGGCTACAGCGTCGGCTGGGACGACGAGGCGGGTAAAGCGTTGGTGTACCGGCCCGGAACGGGAATCCGGGCGGAAGTGCATCCGAACGGCGAATATGCGGTTACGAACGACGGCCTGCTGCGGTTGACCGTCGCCGCGTATATCGGCGAAGACGGGCGGATGTGGGCGCCGCTGCGTCCGTTCGCCGAATGGGCCGGCGCCGAGGTGAAATGGGACGCCGACCGATGGGCCGTCACCGTCGTGCCTGGCGTGAAGACGATTCCGATCCGCCTGTTCGCCAATTCCGGCGAAGGCGGTCCTCCTTCCCCGGAGAAGCTGTCTGCGTATGCGAAGGAAACTTGGAAGGCCGACTTCCAGTTTACGTTTGTCCCGGCGGAGCATTATACGGCGAAGGCGATGGTCATGATCGCCGCCGGCGTGCCGGACGATCTGATGATGATCGATCAGACCGTCAATTTCAATGACGAGCTTTACCAATCGGTGTTCCATAACCTTACCCCGCTGCTGAACGACACGCCCGAGCTGATGAAGCGGGTGGAGCGGGCAAAAAACCGGCTGCGGGTCATCGACGGCAACGTCTATTCGCTGCCTGCGGCCAACCATCCGAACAACGCGTTGTTCCCGGCGGTCCGTCAGGACTGGCTGGATCGGCTCGGACTGGAGACGCCGGAGACGATGGACGAGCTGTACGAGACGCTGGTCAAGTTCCGCGACCGGGACGCCGACGGCAACGGCAAGCACGACACGTTGCCGATCGCCGCTTATCTGGGCCCCAACGATCTGGGTTCGCTGAAGTGGGTGGAACAAGTATTCACGGGCGCCCCGGACCGATTCTCGCTGAAGGACGGAGTAGTTGTGGACCATCTGGTCGGCTCCGGGCAAAGAGAAGCGCTTAAGTGGCTGGCGAAGGCGTATGCGGCCGGTCTGATCCATTCGGAATTTGCCGTACAGACGAAGAGTCAGGCGCTTAACGAGGCGAAGGAGAACCGTTCCGGCCTGACGGCGATGACGATCGAGGAAGCAGCGGCCTGGACGGCGGAGACGCTGCGGGCAAGCCCGGACAGCCGCAACAGCCAGCAATGGTGGGTGCCGCTGCCGGGACTCGCGCCGGCGGAAGGCGGCAAGCGCGCCGTTCCGTGGCGCTCGGCGTCCCCGGCCCCCGGCTACTCCATCTCCCGTTTCGCCACGACAGCGGAGGCGAAGGCGTTCCTCGCCGTCTACGAGCAGGCGCTGCTGCAAGCGGAGCGGGGCTGGGACGAAGCGGGATTCGAGCCGGAAGAAGCCGAGGCGGCCAAGCTCGTATTCGGCGACGCGTCGCTGACGGACGGTTCCGTCGCGGCGCTGCCCCCGGCGTTGGCGGAAGCGTACGCCCAAAGCGCGGAAGCTTGGGAGCGCCAATCGTATGCCGATATCGAGCTTCCGTTAGCCGCATGGATTGCGGCAAACCGTCCGGAGTACGCCGAGACGAACCAAAAGCTGCTGCAGACGAAGATCAAGGTGATTTTGGGCGCGGCGTCGCTGGAGGATTGGGATGAGGCGGTGGCCCAATTGACAGCCTCGGAGGAATACAAAACGATGATCGCGGAGATGAACGCGGCATTAAAATAG
- a CDS encoding NUDIX hydrolase, translated as MKEISAGGVVYRNVPGGVEIQIIQDRFGRATLAKGKMEPGETIEQTALREILEETGIRGRIVEPLEVISYRYEHPTKGLVDKEVHYYLVEALDDRLTAQAEEISGVEWMTPEAAWRTQLASGYDNNDIVLRKALRRLGREDVVDGQSRN; from the coding sequence ATGAAAGAAATTTCGGCAGGCGGCGTCGTATACCGGAACGTTCCGGGCGGCGTCGAAATCCAGATCATTCAGGACCGGTTCGGGCGGGCGACGCTTGCGAAAGGCAAGATGGAGCCGGGCGAGACGATCGAACAGACGGCTCTGCGCGAAATTCTCGAGGAGACCGGCATCCGGGGACGAATCGTGGAACCGCTCGAGGTGATTTCCTACCGGTACGAGCACCCAACGAAGGGTCTTGTGGACAAGGAAGTCCACTACTATCTGGTGGAGGCGCTGGACGACCGGCTGACCGCGCAGGCGGAGGAAATATCCGGGGTGGAATGGATGACGCCCGAAGCCGCGTGGAGAACGCAGTTGGCATCCGGCTACGACAATAACGATATCGTGCTGCGCAAGGCGCTGCGCCGCTTGGGACGGGAGGATGTCGTCGATGGCCAATCGCGAAATTGA
- the deoC gene encoding deoxyribose-phosphate aldolase has protein sequence MANREIDRPLASYIDHTLLKPEAGSADIERLCREAVEYGFYSVCVNSQWVPLCRERLAGTDVKVCAVVGFPLGAMLPEAKAAEARLAAARGAQEIDMVLAVGWLREGRFDDVEADIRGVVQAAGSARVKVILETGLLDDALKRKACELSERAGAAFVKTSTGFGPGGATVEDVRLMRASVSAAVGVKASGGVRDAETAIRMIEAGAARIGTSSGVAIVRGQAGTGGY, from the coding sequence ATGGCCAATCGCGAAATTGACCGGCCGCTGGCCTCTTATATCGATCACACGCTGCTGAAGCCCGAAGCGGGTTCGGCGGACATCGAGCGGCTGTGCCGGGAAGCGGTGGAGTACGGCTTTTACAGCGTCTGCGTCAATTCGCAGTGGGTTCCGTTGTGCCGGGAGCGGCTGGCGGGCACCGATGTGAAGGTCTGCGCGGTCGTCGGCTTTCCGCTCGGCGCGATGCTGCCCGAAGCCAAGGCCGCCGAGGCTCGGCTGGCCGCCGCACGGGGAGCGCAGGAGATCGACATGGTACTCGCCGTCGGCTGGCTGCGCGAAGGCCGGTTCGACGACGTCGAGGCGGATATACGCGGCGTCGTGCAGGCGGCCGGGTCCGCCCGGGTCAAAGTGATTCTTGAGACGGGCCTGCTGGACGACGCGCTCAAGCGCAAAGCTTGCGAGCTGTCCGAGCGGGCGGGCGCCGCGTTCGTCAAGACGTCGACGGGCTTCGGTCCCGGCGGCGCGACGGTGGAGGACGTGCGCCTGATGCGGGCGTCCGTATCGGCCGCGGTCGGCGTGAAGGCGTCGGGCGGCGTGCGCGACGCGGAGACGGCGATCCGCATGATCGAAGCCGGCGCGGCCCGCATCGGCACGAGCTCGGGCGTCGCAATCGTCCGGGGCCAAGCGGGGACCGGCGGATATTAA
- a CDS encoding site-2 protease family protein, with protein sequence MGRHRRAQAGGAMNGLNNVFAFPFEELPFVFIVLALAFAVHEFAHAYAAYKFGDDTAYRDGRVTLNPRKHIDIAGMILFLLFGFGWAKPVPVHRGKLREPRRLTGAVVSFVGPLSNLILAFVGVVALFALGSSGLLSNASSGVVDALGVLFEHWILINVFLFIFNLLPLPPLDGYRIVQDLVSPGLRAKMTQYEQWGILIFLIIAFIPPLRRLVFGNLGVLQFEIVRWMESFVAPMFGQ encoded by the coding sequence TTGGGTCGTCATCGTCGCGCGCAAGCCGGAGGCGCCATGAACGGATTAAACAACGTATTTGCCTTTCCGTTCGAGGAATTGCCTTTTGTCTTTATCGTACTCGCGCTCGCCTTCGCGGTGCACGAGTTCGCGCACGCGTATGCCGCGTACAAGTTCGGAGACGATACGGCTTACCGGGACGGCCGCGTGACGCTGAACCCGCGCAAGCATATCGACATCGCCGGGATGATCCTGTTCCTGCTGTTCGGCTTCGGCTGGGCGAAGCCCGTGCCGGTGCACAGGGGCAAGCTGCGGGAGCCCCGGCGCCTGACGGGAGCGGTCGTCTCGTTTGTCGGGCCGCTCAGCAATCTGATTCTGGCGTTCGTCGGGGTTGTCGCTCTTTTCGCGTTAGGCAGCTCCGGGCTGCTGAGCAACGCGTCGAGCGGAGTCGTGGACGCGCTCGGCGTATTGTTCGAACACTGGATCTTGATCAACGTCTTCCTTTTTATCTTCAATCTTCTGCCTTTGCCGCCGCTGGACGGCTACCGGATCGTGCAGGATCTCGTCTCGCCCGGTCTCCGGGCCAAAATGACGCAATACGAGCAGTGGGGCATCCTGATCTTTTTGATTATCGCGTTTATCCCGCCTCTGCGCAGGCTGGTGTTCGGCAATCTGGGCGTGCTGCAGTTCGAGATCGTGCGCTGGATGGAATCGTTCGTCGCGCCGATGTTCGGACAATAA
- the mtaB gene encoding tRNA (N(6)-L-threonylcarbamoyladenosine(37)-C(2))-methylthiotransferase MtaB, which produces MPSVAFYTLGCKVNFYDTEAIWQLFKKAGYEQVDFEERTADVYVINTCTVTNTGDKKSRQIIRRAVRKNPDAVIAVTGCYAQTSPAEVAAIEGVDLVIGTQDRDKIMEYIARIQADRKPVNAVRNIMKTREFEELDVPDFTERTRAFLKIQEGCNNFCTFCIIPWSRGLSRSRKPESVIAQARQLVAAGYREIVLTGIHTGGYGDDLEGYNLAKLLKDLDKVEGLQRIRISSIEASQIDDEMLEVIGSSPKMCRHFHIPLQAGHDAVLKRMRRKYTTAEFERKIGLIRQAMPDVAITTDVIVGFPGETDEMFRSGYEFMERIGFSEMHVFPYSKRTGTPAARMEDQIDEEIKHARVHELIDLSERMQLAYAEKFVGQVLDVIPEREVKGAGNAGWIQGYSDNYLNIRFPGDESLIGEMCRVKVTKAGVNECEGTLVRVMESPRSAQAAGV; this is translated from the coding sequence ATGCCGAGCGTAGCGTTTTATACCTTGGGATGCAAAGTCAACTTTTACGATACCGAAGCGATCTGGCAGTTGTTCAAGAAGGCCGGCTACGAGCAGGTCGACTTCGAGGAACGGACGGCGGACGTCTATGTGATCAACACATGCACCGTGACGAACACCGGAGATAAAAAAAGCCGGCAGATCATCCGCCGCGCCGTGCGCAAAAACCCGGATGCGGTCATCGCCGTAACGGGCTGCTACGCGCAGACGTCGCCCGCGGAGGTCGCCGCGATCGAAGGCGTAGACCTCGTGATCGGCACCCAGGACCGCGACAAAATCATGGAGTACATCGCCCGGATTCAGGCCGACCGCAAGCCGGTGAACGCCGTGCGCAACATCATGAAAACCCGCGAGTTCGAGGAGCTGGACGTGCCGGATTTCACGGAGCGCACGCGCGCTTTCCTGAAAATTCAGGAGGGGTGCAACAACTTCTGCACATTCTGCATCATCCCGTGGTCCCGCGGGCTGTCCCGCAGCCGCAAGCCGGAGAGCGTCATCGCGCAGGCCCGGCAGCTCGTTGCGGCGGGCTACCGCGAGATCGTGCTGACCGGCATCCATACGGGCGGATACGGCGACGATCTGGAAGGCTACAATCTGGCGAAGCTGCTGAAGGATCTGGATAAGGTCGAAGGGCTGCAGCGGATTCGCATCAGCTCGATCGAAGCGAGCCAGATCGACGACGAGATGCTGGAGGTGATCGGCAGCTCGCCGAAAATGTGCCGCCACTTCCACATTCCGCTGCAGGCGGGCCACGACGCGGTGCTGAAGCGGATGCGCCGCAAATACACGACCGCCGAGTTCGAGCGCAAAATCGGCCTGATCCGCCAGGCGATGCCGGACGTGGCGATCACGACGGACGTGATCGTCGGCTTCCCGGGCGAGACGGACGAGATGTTCCGCAGCGGCTACGAGTTCATGGAGCGGATCGGCTTCTCCGAGATGCACGTGTTTCCGTATTCCAAACGGACGGGTACGCCAGCGGCGCGCATGGAGGATCAGATCGACGAGGAGATCAAGCACGCCCGCGTGCATGAATTGATCGACCTGTCGGAGCGGATGCAGCTTGCGTACGCGGAGAAATTCGTCGGTCAGGTGCTGGACGTCATTCCGGAGCGCGAGGTCAAAGGTGCGGGCAACGCCGGATGGATCCAGGGCTATTCGGACAACTATCTGAACATCCGGTTCCCCGGCGATGAAAGCCTGATCGGCGAAATGTGCCGGGTGAAGGTGACGAAAGCGGGCGTCAACGAGTGCGAGGGCACGCTCGTGCGCGTGATGGAATCGCCGCGGTCGGCGCAAGCGGCCGGCGTGTGA
- the prmA gene encoding 50S ribosomal protein L11 methyltransferase yields the protein MKWTELTIRSTEEAVEMIANRLHELGAGGVSIEETGSLNRKRDTSLGQWYEFDLNDIPEGEAVIKAYFNENEDVAALEADLRPFLAMLQDEIGIDIGQGTLEARIVDDEDWADAWKQYFKPLRVSERLTVKPTWEEYEAGPGELVIEMDPGMAFGTGTHATTALCLRTLERVVKPGDHVIDVGTGSGILAVAAAKLGAERVLAVDLDPVAVSSAKENSRLNGMSDRIVVLESDLLQVLRRSEAGETASELGVKLPVQVVVANILAEIILLFIGDVYEALQPGGRYIVSGVITAKAEQVENGLRERGFVIESREEDSDWVVIVARKPEAP from the coding sequence TTGAAATGGACGGAATTGACGATTCGCTCGACCGAAGAAGCGGTGGAGATGATTGCGAACCGGCTGCATGAGCTGGGCGCCGGAGGCGTATCGATCGAAGAGACGGGTTCGCTGAACCGGAAGCGCGATACGTCGCTGGGACAATGGTACGAGTTCGATCTGAACGACATCCCGGAAGGGGAAGCGGTCATAAAGGCGTATTTCAACGAGAACGAGGACGTCGCCGCCCTGGAAGCGGATCTGCGGCCGTTCCTCGCGATGCTGCAGGACGAGATCGGGATCGATATCGGGCAAGGAACGTTGGAAGCCCGGATCGTCGACGACGAGGACTGGGCGGACGCGTGGAAGCAGTACTTTAAGCCGCTGCGCGTATCGGAGCGCTTGACGGTCAAGCCGACCTGGGAGGAATATGAAGCCGGTCCCGGGGAGCTGGTGATCGAGATGGACCCCGGCATGGCGTTCGGCACGGGCACGCACGCGACGACGGCGCTCTGCCTGCGGACGCTGGAGCGGGTCGTGAAGCCCGGCGACCACGTGATCGACGTCGGCACCGGATCGGGCATCCTCGCGGTGGCCGCCGCCAAGCTTGGGGCGGAGCGGGTGCTGGCCGTCGACCTCGATCCGGTCGCCGTATCGAGCGCGAAGGAAAATAGCCGGCTGAACGGCATGTCGGACCGGATCGTCGTGCTGGAGAGCGATCTGCTGCAGGTGCTGCGCCGTTCCGAAGCGGGCGAGACGGCCTCGGAGCTGGGCGTCAAGCTTCCGGTGCAGGTGGTCGTCGCCAATATTTTGGCGGAGATTATTTTGCTGTTTATCGGCGACGTATACGAGGCGCTGCAGCCCGGCGGACGTTATATCGTGTCCGGCGTCATAACCGCCAAAGCCGAGCAGGTCGAGAACGGGCTGCGTGAGCGCGGTTTTGTAATCGAGAGCCGCGAAGAGGACAGCGATTGGGTCGTCATCGTCGCGCGCAAGCCGGAGGCGCCATGA